CGAAGCCTGGCCAAGACCACGAGCAAAGGCATTCCGCTTAATACGCTGAAACTCTGCGCGATCATACTATTAGCGGGTTCCTTGCTTGGATTGATTGCGCAAGACCAGCTGTTTCGGGTTCTGATGGCGGTGCCGGGGTTTGTCGTTGTGCTCGTGTGGATCTGCATTTGCTTCTCGCAGCTGAAGCTGCGCAAAGCTTATCCGATGCAGCCCAGCTTTAAGGTATGGGGGTTCCCCTATATAACCGGCGTAACTGCGCTCTGCCTGTCGGTGATCGCTGTCCTGTTTCTGATAGACGGACAGAACCGGGTCAGCATCAGCGTATGTCTGTCCGTCCTGCTGCTATTGGTTGTCTGGTCCCTCATGAAATTCAAAAAAGGGAACAGAAGCGGATAACGGAGCAGATGTCGGGCTTCAATTTCACGGTCATCGGACAAGCATAAAAAGGTGTCATGATTCGGTTGGAAGCCGTATTGCAGCAATCAAGAAAACGGAATATACAAAGAGAAGGCGGCAGAGGAATCAATCCTCTGTCGTCTTTTTATATGCTTGAGAACAAGTAAAGAAAGTGAAAGGAATGTAAAAAAGGAACAATTGATAGCGTTTTCTTCTGGAAATTATAATGAATTATACATAAATTGGAGTCGCCTAGGTAGGGAGCGTGTTCATTAAATAAAGCTAATGATGAGGGTGCTGATGGGTATGATGGTACAGAAATTTTGCAGTCTGAAATGGCTGTACATAGCCGGAATCTTAATTTTGATCATCGTGACGGTCTTTTTAATCGCAAAGCCTGAATTTTCACAGACACATCCAGAGGACACTTATATCGCAACAGTTGACGGAGAAGTGATTCATGTGAGCGAATTTCAAAGAGCTATTCATGCCAATCGAGCTGAAATGATCAAGTATTTCCATGAAAAATATGATGCAGCGCAGTCGACCGAATTTTGGTCCACGCCATACGGAAATGAAACTCCGCTTGAGTTGATCAAAAAGAAGGCGCTCGAAGACAGCATCCATCTTAAAATTCGACAGATCCTTGCCAAAGAGCAGGGCGTGCTCTCCGATATCAGTTACGACGGTTTTGTACAAAACCTCTTGCTTGAAAATGAGAGAAGGCAGCAAGCAATCAAGAACAATCATGTTGTTTTCGGACCCGCTCAATATACGGAGGAAACCTATTTAGAATATGTGATGGGAAACACGGACTTAGCGGTCAAAAACCATCTGATGGAGCAAGACTGGAAGCCGAATGAACAACAGCTGCTCACGTTTTATGAGGCGAATAAGAGACGGTTGTATCATGCGCCCGCAACCGTGAAGGTACGACAATTATCATTATCTTTTCTTGATGCCAATCGGAATGTCGATACCCTTCTCAAAACTCGGGAGAAAAGAAGATTGGAGACTGCTAGGCAGAAAATTTTATCCGGAATTTCATTTGAGCAAGCAGCAAAGGACATCAAGCATGATAGCCAGGTTACGGAGCAGTTATATAACTTGGATAGTCACAGGCACAACGCCAGAAGTCCGGTAGCTCAAGTTTCTGTCGACCTTCATCCAGGAGAGGTTAGCGAAATTATTGAAGAGAACGGCCGCTTCTATCTCATCCAATGCGTGGAGAATAATCAGAGGGGAGC
This Paenibacillus sp. JZ16 DNA region includes the following protein-coding sequences:
- a CDS encoding peptidylprolyl isomerase; this encodes MMVQKFCSLKWLYIAGILILIIVTVFLIAKPEFSQTHPEDTYIATVDGEVIHVSEFQRAIHANRAEMIKYFHEKYDAAQSTEFWSTPYGNETPLELIKKKALEDSIHLKIRQILAKEQGVLSDISYDGFVQNLLLENERRQQAIKNNHVVFGPAQYTEETYLEYVMGNTDLAVKNHLMEQDWKPNEQQLLTFYEANKRRLYHAPATVKVRQLSLSFLDANRNVDTLLKTREKRRLETARQKILSGISFEQAAKDIKHDSQVTEQLYNLDSHRHNARSPVAQVSVDLHPGEVSEIIEENGRFYLIQCVENNQRGAKFLAFDGIREQVLKDYIDNKYEEYIRERITDAHVVLNEELYGKFQM